One Bombus pyrosoma isolate SC7728 linkage group LG9, ASM1482585v1, whole genome shotgun sequence genomic window carries:
- the LOC122570842 gene encoding uncharacterized protein LOC122570842 — protein sequence LIRLVGVLNKIKTGLEYATDYLETAKDIADLVAKSLGGKQKERRAEDNKTKEKGSFGPSNVVSAFFRLFGLDSQKVTAIAVNSVIFLAQMISSLFNLKVPKENAGRSLEDETDASSWNPAKLITESKSERIQNLIEQAHDENLPVRLIEKLDGADSACIRLLVCKISPVIRATQNFLKNKAQCKSHRMTSWLPKRDEFEENSDECENTHTDCNLFS from the exons TTGATTCGACTCGTAGGTGTTCTCAACAAGATAAAGACAGGCTTGGAATATGCGACCGATTATCTGGAGACTGCAAAGGATATCGCTGATCTGGTTGCAAAAAGTTTAGGCGGTAAGCAAAAGGAGAGACGAGCAGaggataataaaacaaaagagaaaggaagttTCGGTCCTTCTAACGTTGTGTCCGCGTTCTTCCGTCTTTTTGGACTGGATTCGCAGAAAGTTACAGCCATTGCTGTGAACAGCGTTATATTTCTTGCGCAAATG ATAAGTTCGTTGTTTAACTTGAAAGTTCCGAAAGAAAATGCCGGCAGGAGTTTGGAAGACGAGACTGATGCTTCATCTTGGAATCCAGCTAAACTTATTACGGAGAGCAAGAGCGAGAGA ATACAAAACTTAATCGAGCAAGCTCATGATGAGAATCTACCGGTTCGACTGATCGAAAAACTGGATGGTGCTGATTCCGCGTGTATCAGATTGCTGGTATGCAAAATTTCACCGGTGATAAGGGCGACGCAGAATTTCCTAAAAAACAAAGCCCAATGTAAATCACATCGAATGACTTCGTGGTTGCCCAAAAGAGACGAGTTCGAGGAAAACAGCGATGAATGCGAAAACACGCATACcgattgcaatttattttcctaG
- the LOC122570543 gene encoding uncharacterized protein LOC122570543: MNIGVIPFLLICLCLKVTLANRTSFYTQEVYCLSELPMSELIQIKSSLADEEDVVEEDVQAEEMSSRTFSSSLPVAQPLKRMNKKPMRRYEDYHEEKGKDTKISKIFQLSVTALSFLAFGGYLLTLIITGIRQNAMGNTGNGNVIVLSNLQGLQNYNRPKRNSRMRDASENDSEIEKLYQGMILLSKSYTMYNIN; this comes from the exons ATGAATATCGGCGTGATACCGTTTCTATTGATATGTCTCTGCTTGAAAGTTACATTGGCAAATCGGACATCGTTTTATACGCAGGAAGTTTATTGTTTGAGCGAACTACCAATGAGtgaattaattcaaataaagtCCTCACTCGCGGATGAAGAAG ATGTTGTCGAGGAAGATGTACAAGCCGAAGAGATGTCGAGTAGAACATTTTCGTCCTCATTGCCCGTTGCACAGCCCTTGAAAAGAATGAACAAAAAGCCAATGAGACGGTACGAAGATTAtcacgaagaaaaaggaaaagatacgaaaatttcaaagatattccaATTGTCGGTCACGGCGCTATCGTTTCTTGCTTTCGGTGGCTATCTGCTTACTCTTATAATAACAGGAATTCGTCAAAACGCAATGGGAAACACGGGCAATGGAAACGTTATAGTGCTCTCA AATCTGCAGGGTTTGCAAAACTATAATCGTCCAAAAAGAAACTCCCGTATGCGCGATGCGTCAGAGAACGATTCCGAAATCGAGAAGCTGTACCAGGGAATGATCCTGCTGTCAAAATCTTATACAATGTACAATATCAACTGA